In Miscanthus floridulus cultivar M001 chromosome 8, ASM1932011v1, whole genome shotgun sequence, the sequence GACCAACGAcgacggccaaagcaccaaaacactcTCCTCGACTGGCGCATCATTCAAGGGCACAAGCTGGACTAGCTAcgaactggaccgagcactacgtcggctatggcggccacgacggcgcggctacgCTACGCTAGCGACgtgagacctgtaaagcttaaacagatggcccaggaagcatcagcagctcaccccaaacgcgactgagtagagcacaaggccggagtagcaacggagaggtgggtcgacgttccgagcaagcacggcggagcagatcgtcgtcgtcggcgatgctccggtggctgtggtggttaaaatgagaaatcaatgggtcatgaagtaccacagcatcgtggcgaagctgaagcaagcTCAGCAGGGCagaggcgcaccgtggagctctggccacgacgAAGTGCTCGCGAtggggacgctgccggccgcgaggaagaagaacgtgcaccgcgagtttccggtgaagacaagccacaaggactggtttgctggacgcgcaaggaactagcggagctgggacacgctttgctgcgatggcgcgggcgctggttcgacggcaaaagctcaacggagctatggcaacggcggcggtggaaaccgaggaaaggagcgggggcaaacggcgatggccagggctaaatagagcggctcagaagcacaaggaagccacacAAGAGACTTCTCCGCGCCAacgcgaagccgaggacgtccacgtgcgcgtctggaagcgaaccgaaggtcgccggcggtgtagctacggcggtgaacactgttcacagtatttacaagtttgccattcgccaaaattcacaaattactctcaaatttttataacaactcaaaaatctccaaaaacaaaagttgttcaaaatcaaaagttctacaactttgcttttataaccaacccctaattcagtctagattttaaaatgaacttttgaattcgaatgggggaaatttaacgaattacgcatttttgaattactccaaattttactaaacaacttgaaaaactccaaaaacaaactttgtataacttgtcaagctctacactttttcttttgggctcaaccccaaaatatgcttagatttagaaatggattttcagggtagggtttaaatactgaaaatcagggttttctggaaaattcaaatccaaaccaaattttgacatgattcaaacaattcaattcaacactcataacacaaatgtaaacttgttttagtgaatgcatatcaaagtttgcaatttgaccaaataccttgcaatgcatatgatgacatgtcatgtttttaatattataaacacccggggtgttacagctggGCAGCGAGAGCGCGATACTTGTGGGCTAATGAGCAGGGAGGTGCGCACTGCGCACAGATATTCACACACCCGGCCATGTCCAGCAGTGAACAGCTCGTACAAAATATGAGAGAGGGAGgtgggaggaagaagatgagggcAGTCAATTTGGTCTAAATTGCGATACACATGTCAAAGGGGTAAGTAATGGTATATTGTAGAGATATGCAAAATTATAATGGTACGCTTCCCATATCATGAATAGTAATGGTATATCTCTGAAACGCAATATTTGTAATGGCATGTATCCAATTAATCCTTTTTTTTATGCTTGGCAACATCAGTGTTATTTTCAGTTGGAATGCTTGGCTGTTTCACTGAATATACTGAACTTTTCCTTGGTGCCATGACGAACTGACGAAGTACATTGTCAAGGGGAGAAAAGGATAAGAAATTGTTTATGCTGTTAGGCAATAAATTTCTTTGCACAAATAGGAATACTGAAATGACGACAAGAAATGGATCTAAAACTTTGCTTCTCAATTGAGTAATTTTCTGTACACCTTCTATCATTTTTTTAGATAAGGTACACCTTCTATCATATATACACACATCAAAATTGCTTTCATGGTCAGCAGACCCTTTAAAAGGCGGGTGCTAATCGCGGGGGTAGAGTTGTTTATGATCTATCTACAAGGTGAGAGTATTCAGAAGGGAAACTCTGCTCTGGATTAATGTCCTGAACAAAGACTCAACTCCGCTCTCAAGATCAATGATGTCCAGCTCTAACTCCTGCAGTTGCTCCTCCTCGCAAACAAAACTTTTCTTCTGGAATGTCTTGGAGAAAAGAGACCGCTTGGTGGAACTCGTCATCATGGTTTTCTTTGACAGCAGGTACGATGAGGATTCCAGCATTGAGGCAACAATCTCTCTGGCTTCCGACAGCATCTTCACCACCCTGCAACTTTCTTGATCTGCTGTGGTGGACTTCTTGCTGATTTTCTTGAACTGCTTCTGTGCCTTCTTGGCAACGCAGATGTAGGACTGGATCTTGGCTTGTACAGCATATAGAATCTGAATTTTGCAGTTTCAAGATGATGTGCATGCCATCAAATTTATCATGCATTGAGTCTAACTGAATTGCACCATCATGTTCCAAGTATTAGTATCAAGAATCTGCATTGAAGCTTACGCTACTACTGGCTACCATCACACTCCCTGACATGCTATCAGTTGTTGAGACTTGAGAGCAAGATCCAGTTTACAAGGATCTTGTGCCTGTTATTGAGCCACATCCCATGTAAATATTCAAAACGGTCCTCTCATTTGTTGTTTTCATATACATACATGAACCACTACTAATTGTTTCATGGTACAAATAATGGTTAACATCTTCAAAGTAAATTACTTATTTCATGATCAAGCTTCAAATGAAGCTCCCAATTTTAGGTGATTATTTAACTGTTTACCTGGTACCATGTCAAGTTATGAGAAATCTGGAAGAAACACAATAATTGACAGCATGAAATGGATAAAAGAATTTTGCTTTATCTAAATTGACTTTCTTTCTATATCTCATATGTACATCAAAACTGTTTGCATGATCAAGTGGTCCTCTAAAAGGTAGATGCTAATCATAGGTCAGATTTGGATGATCTGTCTACAAGCTAAGGATATTCAGAAGAGAAACTCTGCTCTGGATCAATGTCCTGAACAAAGACTCGGCTCCACTCTCAAGCTCAACAATGTCCAACTCCAACTCCTGCAGTTGCTCCTCCTCGCAAACAACTCTTCTCCTCTGGATTGTCTTGCAGAGAAGGAACCACTTGGTGGAACTTGTCATCGCAATTTTCCTCGACAGGAGATGCAATGAGGGTTCCAGCATTGAGGAGGCAATCTCTTTGGCTTAAGACAACATCTTGATCACCCTGCAACTCTGTTGATCTGCTGCAGTGGACTTCTTCCTGTTTTTCCTGAATTGTTTCTGTGCCTTCTTGGCAACGCGGGTATAGGACTGGATCTTGGTTTGGACAACTGTATGATCTCCTCTCTTGAGTACAAACTGCATATCAAGGATAGTTTCCTTGAGCTCGTAGAAGCTCTCTTGAATAGCGTTGTTAGAGATCAAGCATGACAAGCGATTACTCAAGCTCTTGCTCCACTGCTTTCCATTTCCAAGTAACTTGGCTACTGGGTAAGCACACAAGGTCACTGGGGGTGCTGTAGTGCTGTACACTTCTCCAAGCTTTCTCAAACTGGTGCACATGTTTCCAGTGGTCTTAGAAAGCAAAGAGATGCTTGTCTTCAAGCTCTGCAACTGTTCCTCAATATCAATGTCATTGGAGCAAGGGCAAAGGCACACCAGCAGATCCGAGGTGGAAAGCCATGGTTGCAGTGGAAACCACACTGCTTTATTTTTCCCTAGAAACAGAATAGAAGGATGTAGAAGAGAGCTGCTTCAATGGTGTCTTCTCAGCTATGGTTTTGCCTCTATATATGCTGAAACaagctgaagaagagaagttgcTCACCCTGTAGACAGCAAGATCAAATTGACAATAATCTCATGCTGCCGCAACTAAGCCAGCTCCCTCCATGACATGATGTACCTTTTTTTCAGCTTGACAGGCATCTCTAACTGCAGTAGAGCTTATGATCCACGTGTGATGTCTTTGAAGTGGAGGAGTCATTTGCACAAGTGAATACTTAAATGTTTGGTTCAGATTTTGAGATTGGCGAGTAGTTGCATCCAAAGTAAAAGAGACAGAAGGAACAGTTGGCTTCACAATTCATGATTCTTCATGTGCGATTGCATTGCTGGCATGTTTGGCCTGCCTGCTGTACATACAGCATGTAGAATCTGAATTTTGTGATTTCAAGATGATCCGCATGCTGTCCAGATTTATTATGCATTAGGTTGAACTGAACCGCATCTTCATGTTCCAAGTATTGGGAACATGAATCAGCATGGcagcttagggggtgtttggttccttagtccagattttagtccctgtcccatcgaatgtttggacacatgcatgtagtattaaatatagattaaaaaaataactaattacacagattacgactaatttgcgagatgaattttttaagcctatttagtccatgctttgataatgttgtgctacagtaaatatgtgctaatgatggcttaattagggttaatagattcatctcgtaaattagtctactcctgtgtaattagttttttaattagctcatatttagtcctcctaattagcatccgaacgttcgatgtgacacggactaaactttagtccctgaaaccaaacacccccttactctAGTGCTGTTTGATGTCATATTCGCTGTCTTATTCCATCTTCCAGAAACTGGCATGCTATCCGCTGTTGAAAGCAAGATCCAGTTTATAGGGATCTCGTGTCTCTTGTTGAACCACATCCCATGTGAATATTAACAGTGGCCATATCTGTTGGCCCCTGGATCTTccacacgggtgagccgaccgtttaccggcgttgccgaccacatgctatggctagaggtagaaaaagggagggagaacaggACGCACACATATAGCACAAGCAGCAGCGTtgaccggagctctgcagaggagatagcaaaactgaactcgctcactttactgagttgcagtgggaagctatatatacaactctacccatctaatcctagtgcacagacatgtcaggctgccatgctgctacagtgactagatgtgacaatagggctgactttggcgcatgtccctgctgtggctacagtgcgacaGGTGAGCCTTTCGGCATCTGTCCCTGCAgctgctacagtgcagcagcaggggagctcttccggcgcctgcccctgccgcgccGTATAGAGGAGAGCAGCAAATTACTTAACAATTCTTCCTCTAATCCTGccgctaaccctagaacctccaccatgccgatcatcttcttcagctccgtgaaccgaagatggccgagcggcttggtgaggacattcgcgagttgccgaccaattTCGACGAACTCAATGATGAtctaccctccatcgacacagtctctgagaaagtggaacttgacgtcgatgtgcttgctccgatcgtggagaaccggattcttcgcaagGACGATGGTGGGATGGTTGTCCAcgatcagtgctggtgggtgagcttccacactggtcagctcgcccagcagccggcgcagccacacagcttgACACGCCGCTATGGCCGCTgccacatactctgcctcgcacgtggacaacgccaccaccttctgtttcagcgacagccataagATTAGAGCCGAGTCGagaaagacgagcacgccagagatgctccgccgtccgtcgatgtcccccgccatgtctgcatcgctgaacacagtgagctgtagcccactttcaccggtcttggggaagacgatcacctaatccaccatccccttgacgtagcgcaacaGCCGCTTTACCGCAGCCTAGTGATTttctcggggatcctccatgaagcggctgacgtagcccacggcgaatgcAATGTCCGGCCTTGTGTGGACTAGATAGCGcagaccaccgacgatgctccggtagagtg encodes:
- the LOC136469351 gene encoding uncharacterized protein, producing MRIILKSQNSDSTCWKNKAVWFPLQPWLSTSDLLVCLCPCSNDIDIEEQLQSLKTSISLLSKTTGNMCTSLRKLGEVYSTTAPPVTLCAYPVAKLLGNGKQWSKSLSNRLSCLISNNAIQESFYELKETILDMQFVLKRGDHTVVQTKIQSYTRVAKKAQKQFRKNRKKSTAADQQSCRISHNLTWYQILYAVQAKIQSYICVAKKAQKQFKKISKKSTTADQESCRVVKMLSEAREIVASMLESSSYLLSKKTMMTSSTKRSLFSKTFQKKSFVCEEEQLQELELDIIDLESGVESLFRTLIQSRVSLLNTLTL